The bacterium genome contains the following window.
ACGCGACGCGTCTCCCTGCTGGAGCGTATCTCGCGGTTCTGGAATCGAACGGTCACCGCACACAGAAAACTCTCATTCTGCAGAAATAAACAGACGTACAATGGCCGGAGAAACGGGAAAACCACAATCACCCCTGTCCCTGCAGCGCAAGTATCTCATGCAGGCCGTCGTGGTAATCATCGTTACCGGATTGACCATCTATATCCTTTCACAGTTGCTGCCGTTCGCCATCGAAGGGAGATATTTCCACAGTTCTGAAATTTATTTCCTCGCAACGATCGCCAACCTGGTGTTCTTCCACACCCTTGCGTATCATATTATTGAAGAAACACCGCGCCGTGTGCTTCTCGGCACAGCACTCACAACGCTCATCACCTCTCTGATGATGTATGGCGTCTACTATGTTTACAGTCTCACTCTGTGACGCCCTGTGGCCTCCAGCGTGAGTCCCGTTTTTTTTAAACCAATCAACTGGGAGTTTACATGACGATTACAACCACACCCGGCATCGAGGGCAAGACCATTCAGGAATACAAGGGCATCGTCACCGGCGAAGCCATCCTCGGAGCCAATATTTTCAAGGACATCTTCGCAGGTATCCGTGATATCGTCGGTGGAAGGTCCGCGACCTATGAAAACGAGCTGCGCAATGCGAAGGATATCGCCCTGCGGGAAATGCAGGAACGCGCAGCATCTATGGGCGCAAATGCCATCGTCGGCGTCGATCTCGACTATGAAAATCTTGGCGCAAACGGCGGTATGCTCATGGTTACCGCCAGTGGCACTGCAGTGGTCGTAGGCTAATCGGGAAACGGATACAGAGAGTTCGCCCGGGATTCCGTATCTTGCGAATGAACTGCACTCGAATACCGCTGTTTTGCAATCCTTTCTAGAGAACATTTCCAACCGGATCCTCGACCTGCGCGTCGGGCTTGAGCGCTATTTCCATCGCTTCCGAGGCACCGAGCATACCTTCATGGTCATTGTCGCGGTGATCATCGGACTGCTGGGTGGACTCGGCGCCGTCGCCATACAATGGCTGATCAAACTCTGCCAGAAACTTTTCTGGGGTGAGTGGGCGCTTACGCTGGATTTCCTGAACACGGTCCCGATTTTCTGGAAAATTGCGATCCCTGTTATCGGAAGTGCGATCGTAGGTGCCGTGGTGTACTACTTCTCGAAGGAAGCAAAAGGACACGGAGTGCCGGAAGTGATGGAAGCCATTGCGCTCCAGGACGGCAAGATTCGTCCCCGCGTGGTCATCGCGAAACTCTTCGCTTCTTCCGTCTACATCGGGGCAGGGGGATCTGTCGGACGCGAGGGACCGGTGATTCAGATCGGGTCATCCATCGGTTCTGCACTCGGACAATTGCTGCGCGTCAATCCACGGAGGACCAAGACCTTTGTCGCCTGCGGAGCGGCATCCGGCATCGCTGCTGCGTTCAACGCACCGGTGGCCGGCGCACTGTTCAGCGTCGAAATCATTCTCGGAGATTTTGGTGTCGCACAGTTCAGTCCCATTGTGATCTCCTCCGTGATCGCAACCGTCGTCTCACGACATTTTCTCGGTGATTTCCCGGCATTTGAGGTACCCGCGTATCACCTGGTGAGTCCGTTCGAACTTCTCCCCTATGCCGTCCTCGGCATTCTGTCAGGTATCGTTGCTCTGCTCTTCACAAAAACGCTCTACCGACTCGAAGATTTCTTCGACGACCTCAAGCTGAATGGCATTTTGAAAACCATGATCGGTGGGTTGATCATCGGAGGTATGGGCGTCTTCGTGCCGCATATCTACGGTGTGGGATACGATACCATGAATGCTGCCCTGCTCGGACACCTTTCCTGGGTCACCATGCTGCTGCTGATTTTCGCGAAGATATTCGCCACCAGCGTCAGTCTGGGTTCGGGCGGATCAGGCGGTGTGTTTGCTCCATCGCTCTTCCTCGGGACCATGACGGGTGGATTTTTCGGGGCACTCGTCCATATGCTCATGCCCCAGTATTCCGCCTCCTCCGGGGCATACTCGCTCGTGGGAATGGGCGCTGTGGTCGCCGGCGCGACTCACGCACCCATCACCGCTATCCTGATCATTTTTGAAATGACTAATGATTACAAAATCATCCTGCCCCTGATGATCGCTTCGATCATCGCGACCGTCTTCACCACGAAGATGTCACGTGAGTCAATCTACACGCTTAAATTGCTGCGCAAGGGTATCGATCTTTTCGCGGGGCGAGATGTGAACCTTTTGCGTCATCACCGTGTGCGAGATGTGCTCCGCCGCGATGAGAACATTATCCTCAACAGCACTTCTCTTCCCGCACTGCTGCAGACCATGCTCGATGGGAAGCATGAAGAGTATTTCGTCGTAGATCAGAACGACAGTTTGCAGGGCGTGATCACCCTGCAACAGGCAAAGGAGTTCATAGCAGACAGGGATATCCCACCTGAACTCGTGATCGCATCGGATCTCATGCGCACGAACGTCGAGTGCCTGCAGCCTGATGACAACCTCGATCTCGTCATGCATCAATTCGGCCGCATCGACAGCCGGCAGCTTCCCGTCGTCGAAAATGAGAAGAATCGCAAGCTGCTTGGACGCGTGCGTGCCAAGGACGTGATCGACATGTACAACAAGGAAATCTTCAAGAAAGATCTGGCGGGGGGAATGCACTCCATCGTATCCGGTATGGAACGCGGCCGCACGATAGATGTCTTCGAGACACATCAGATCGTGGAAACGAAAGTCCCCGACCAGTTCATCGGCAAAACCATCAAGGAACTCGATGTGCGTAACCGATACGGGGTGCAGTTGATTCTCATCCGGAAAGAGGCCGAGACAGGTGCCATGGATTCAGTAGACCCTGCGGAACGTCAGGGCACCATTCCGGATGCCGACTACGTATTCGAGGAAGGAGATGACGTTCTGCTTCTCGGGGAAAAGGAAAGCATTGAAAGGTTCAGGCACGACAATCCACGTGACTGACCGCTCTGGCGAAGTACTCAATTCAGAGGGAGACTGATCACAAAACAGGCACCACCGAGTTCCGACGTTTCGTAGCGAAGCTTCCCTCCGTGTCCCTTCACAATGACCTCGTGACTCAGGGAGAGTCCCAGTCCCGTACCACTTCCTGCGGCTTTCGTCGTGAAAAACGGTTCAAAGATTTTCTGCTGCAGGTGTTCCGGCACACCGTTCCCGTTGTCCTCAACACGTACGACTGCGAAATTGTCTACCCGCCTCGAGGTGACATGAACCGTGGGTTCAAATGCATCTCCCGCACTACCCGCCTTCTCGTTCACAGCCTGGAATGCGTTGTTCAGCAGATTCACGAAGACGCGGGCGACATCCTGCTGCACGAGAGGAATCGTGGTGATGCTGTCATCGTAGTCGCGAATGATTTCAACGGTAAAGTCCTGCACCTGCGCACGCATGCCATGGAAGGCCAACGTCACATATTGGTCGAGGAACTCATTGAGTTTGACCGGCTCGGCTTCTCCGGCTTTTCCATGCGAATGCAGAAGCATGGAGCGGACGATGCGATCCACGCGTGCGCCATGCTCTGAAATCTTTTCGGCGCTCATCACCAGCTCGTCAATCAGCGGCGCGATGCGCTCGGCCAGCGGACCCTCATCCGAGTCTCCTTCCTCCAGTTCCTCACGCAATTCCTGTGCAATATCGATCGACGAGAAGGCGAAGTTATTTACAAAGTTGATCGGGTTCTTGATCTCATGTGCAATTCCCGCCGTCATCTGTCCGAGCGAAGCCAATTTGCTGGCATAGGTCAGCTTTGTCTGTGTACTTCGCAGTGCGTCAACGGCTTCCGCGAGCGCTTCGCGGCTCACGAGAAGTTCGTCCTCGCGCGAACGCAGTTCCGCCGTAAGCTGCATTTGCTGCTGCGCCTGCTCATTGAACCGCCTCCTGTTCGCCCTGCGCCTGGATCGCACAATCAGCACCACAACTGCGATCAGTAAAAGAACGACGAGAATCCTGAACCACGTGGTGGCATACCAGGGAGCGGGAATGATGAACGTGATCTGCGCTCCCGTATTATTCCATGCGCCATGATTGTTGCTTCCCCTCACTTTGAAGGTGTAGCGTCCGGGTGTGAGTCCGGGAAACATGGCCCTGCGCATATGTGTGCTGTCGGTCCATGTATCCTGCACACCTTCCATCATCCAGCTGTATTCATTGCGTTCGGGGTCAGTGAGATCAAGCGCTGCAAAGTCGATCGTCAGAAAAGACGTTCCCGCCGAAAGTTCATATTCCACCCCGGAAGTCTGCGGTAGAAGGACCAGTCCACCCCTGCGCCGCTGCTGAACGTTGACAGCTGTGATAGCCACGGGCGGAACAGCCCGGTTCCGCTTAATCTGTGAGGGGATGAAGCTGTTTATACCATTCCCGCCCCCGAAATACATGCGTCCGTCAGGACCTCTTGCGGCCGCTCCCTGGTTGAACTCCTCGGCCTGCAGTCCATCACTGACCCTGAAATTTATCACGCTGCGATCTCGCGGGTCATAGACTGAGATACCATGATTACTGCTCATCCAGAAGCGTCCCGCCTCATCCTGCAGCAGACCGTACACAGTATTATTCGCAAGTCCATCCTGCTCGGTCAGCCGTGTGATATGCATATCGAGAGAGTCGACGCGATGCAATCCCCCGCCGACACTTCCCATCCATACTGACCCATCATCCGCTTCCAGCATACAGGTAATACTACTGCTGCTGATGCCTCCCGGCTCCTGATCGTAATGCGTCCACTTTTTCTTTTCAGGATCGAACGTGTAGAAGCCCCTCACATTCGTTCCTATCCAGATCTTGCCATTGGAGCTTTCCAGCATGCACCATGGCTGCACGGCGGCTGCACCGGTTGCTTCCGATTTACCGAGATATTGACGCAATGCAGAACCATCCGCGGGGATGACGTATACGCCGTGATCGCTGCCTATCCACAGCGAGCCGTCTTTGCTTTCGAGCATGGTGAATATCTGATTGCCAGCCAGTTCCGTATACGGGACGGGAATTCTTTCGATGCGGTCCCCCTTCGGCTGATAGCAATCGAGTCCGTTCTCACCACCGGCCCACACCCGACCTTTACTATCGGTGAGCAGTGACCAGGTATGCCAGCTCCTGCTGGATACGACGGCACCGGCATGTTTGCCGATATAACGCCATTGCCCCTGCCCGGATGTGCGTATGTGGATTCCGTAATCTGTTGCGATCCACAGACTGCCGTCATTCGTCGTGGTCAGGGCCCAGACCATCCGGTCTTCGGGGCGGGACTCGCCTCCTCCGATATTGCGCAGATGAGAGAACTGCTCTGTAAGCAGATTGCAGCGATTCAGGCCGCCGTTGGACGTCCCCGTCCATACATTCCCCGATCGATCTTCAAAAATGGAGAGGACGTAATTGGTGCTCAGGCTGCCCGGTATCGTCTCGTCATGCCGGTAATGCCTCTCCAGTACACCGGGGGCGGACCAGTGCAGAACCCCGGCACCGAGGACCCCCATGCAGACACCACCTTCCCGGAGATTGATCAGCGCGGTAATCCGCTGATTATCCCCACCCTCGAAATGGAGCTGTTCGATGCGCCCATCTTTATGCAAAACAGTTGCGCCCGCTCCACTGCCGATCCAGAGACGTTGGTCTCTGTCGAACAGCAGACTCCGGATTTCAGTGGCAGGCAGGCCCTGCGATGTATCACGCACGGTATAGGGTTTGCCCGTTCCGGATGCCGGGTCATATGTGTGAAGACCGTCGTTCGCGGTACCGATCCAGAGGCGGCCACGGGCATCCCCGGCAAGACTCCAGATCGAGTCCCGTTTCGCCTGCGCAAGCCTACGGTATTTGACGCGTTCAAAGTTTCCCGCGACCGTCAGCCTGTTCAGGCCGTTACAGGTTGCGATCCAGAGAACACCATCGGCATCCTCATGGAATGCCGTCACTCTGTCATCACTCAGGCTCCTGGGATCGGTTGGGTCGTGCCTGTAGCGGGTCCATTGCTGTTCTTTCGGATCATAGCTGGTGAGCCCATGCCAGGTCCCGATCCACAGAAGGCCATGACGGTCTTCATGCAGTGCCGAAATGAAGTCGTCTGAGAGAACCGGTATATTCCCCTGCATTTCACGATACACCATGAAGCGGGAGCCATCGAATCGACACAGTCCTTCGCGGGTTCCCACCCAGAGAAATCCCCTGCTGTCCTGCATAATGCAGGTGACTGTCTGCTGCGGGAGTCCTTCACTGCTCCGGTAATGCGCAAAGTGCATCTGCTGTGCGTGTATTATTGACCCGCACAGGACAAGCAACACTGCAGTCACAACCCACTGGAGATGCCGGGGTCCTATCGCCATATATATCAAGCGTATCATCACTTCCCTTCTGTTCAGGCTGACAGCAGCATCAAATGTATTGCTCCATCAGCAGTTGCCCCACGGATTGATCAAGCAGCTCAGCGCGACGCAACTCCTCAAACCGGTTGATAAGTTCACTTGGTTGAGCGCGGTTTTTCTCGCTCCCGCTGATATCCATTGAGATGCGTCCCCTGTGCATCATCAGCAGGCGATCGCCAAAGTGCACAGCATGCTGCATCGAATGGGTAACCATCAGGACGGTCAGGTGCCCCGTACTGACGATATGTCCGGTAATTTTCAGCACCAGGTCAGCACTCTGGGGATCCAGTGCCGCGGTATGTTCATCGAGCAGCAGCAGCTTCGGTTCCTGCCATGTCGCCATGAGCATGGTGACGACCTGACGCTGTCCGCCAGAGAGCGTGGAAATCGGCTGCTTCATCCGCGTTTCGAGTCCGATCCCGAGTCCTGACAGACGATCATAAATCTCATCGCGCAATTCTCTGGTGAGGGCAAATCCGAGATCAAAGGGCTTTCCGCGGCGGGCCGCCAGTGCGAGATTCTCCTCCACCGTCATATCAGGGACGGTGCCACGGAACGGGTTTTGAAATACACGACCAATATCCCTCGCCCGCAGATGCTCTGGCTGCGCGGTGACGTCCTTCCCGTCAAGAATAATGCTTCCCGCATCTACGGATTCACTTCCTGAAATGAGATTCAGGAGCGTGGACTTTCCCGAGCCGTTCGATCCCACAATGACAATGAAATCCCCTTCCTGGAAACTGAGAGAGAGTGGCTCAAGTGCATGGATGCGTTCAGAGCCGTGTCCATCGAAAGACTTCGCGATATTGCGCAGTTCAAGCATCAGGCAGCACTCCGCTGTTCAATCCTTCGCTGACGCAGCGCGCGCACCCTGTCAGGCACGAGCAGCGCGAGGAGAACAATGATGGTCGAAATCAATTTGAAATAGTCACCCGTAAGACCGGTGTACATGAGCAGCGAACGGATGAGCTCATAGATGGTGGCACCGAGGATGGCGCTGAGCAGTCTTACGGCAAAGGTGCGGTTTTTCAGGAACGTCTCACCAATGAGCACGCAGGCCAGACCGATCACGATGTATCCCACGCCGTCAGTGAGAGCGACGGATCCATAATACTGCGTCCAGATCGCGCCTGTCAGTGCTGCAAGTGCATTGGACACTGCGAGTGTGGCGACGATATGAAGGGATACATTGGCACCGACGGCGCGTGTCGCCTGACCGTTGGAGCCCGCGGCCCGCATTGCCAGTCCGAAACGCGTGCGAAAGAACAGGACCATGGCTGTTGAGAGTACCAGCACCATGCCCCCGGAGAACAGCATGGAGACGAGTCGCGCAGGGGAGTACTGCACACCCAGCCCCTGGGTGACATAGCGTGTCCCAAACACGGCCTCCGCCAGGTCACGGGCATATTCATACAGAGTGATATGGCCTTCGTATGCGAAGGATCCCTGTGTGAGAATAATGAGGTTGATCCCGTAAAGCGCCATGGCCACGAGAATACCCGCGAGCATGCGTTCAATCTTGAAGCGGGTGATGAGCAGTCCGGTCATCATGCCGCTGCCAATCCCGCCAAGAGCGCCGAGAACGGTGGCGGAAATCGGGTCCATTCCCAGATCTATTAAACGTGCCGCAATCACCGCCCCGAGCACGAACGATCCATCAACAGTAACATCCGGGAAACGGAGGATGCGATAGGAAAGGAACACGCCCATCGCGAGAGGCGCGAACATGAAGCCCATTGCCAGGGCGCCGATCAGCACGATCATCATGGTTCTATCTCCTCCCCTGTGATAGCGGAAACTTCTTCCTGATGCGAGGTTGCCGGCATTTCCAGTGGATGGACGAACATTGAACCACGGACAAATTCACTCTCATTACTGCTGAGCGTGTTGCGGGCATCGTAGAGCAGGTGCAGCACCGTCTGTGTCTGCTCTTCGTCGAACAGTGAACGAATGAAGCGCACAGGATCCACCTGTCCTGCCGGCAGTGGACGGTATGAAAAGACCGCGGCATGCGCGTGCCCGAATACATTCCGATTCGGCGCGAGACGCCGGAGATACGGTAGTTCCTGGCGGGAAACCACCGCCGACAACACGACCATGCTTCTCGGATATGAGGGCTCCGTGGTGAACGCAAACTGCTCGCGGAGGCCGGGGAGCTCCCACTGAAATCCATCCGGTACAGGACTGCGCCGAAGGGAACAACCGATCAAAGAAGCCGCCTCGGCGAGAATCAGCAGTCCGGCATGGTCGCCGCACTGGTCAAGGGCAAGCTGCGCAAGCCGGGAAAACGACATTCCTCGTCGTTCCTCCGAAGCTTCAAAGCGAATTTCCTTCGCAAAGCGCGCCTCCACGACCATGCCCGAGTAAAGGGAAATGGAAGGGACAAACACGCCATCTTCAATCATGTAATCCGGATGATTTCTTTCATCCGTCGGAAGACACACGGTAATACCACCAGCGGAAAGGAATTCCCCGAACTGCTGTTCGACACCAGCATCCACGTCGCCGAACGAACCAATGCCAAAAGCGAAATGGGTGGATGGCAGTTTAAGGCTGGGATATTCTGACAGGCTGCCGGATGGCGCAGGATAATATGCTGCCTGGCCCGGTTCTTCTTCATGGATTGGATACAGGCAGAACGACCCACACCCGTCCTCAAGCTCCTCCATTGGATCATCCTGGCGGGCACTCTCGTCCCCCGAGGTCCGCAGCAGCAGTTCCGTCAATCCGGAGAGATCGAAAATATTGCGCACCTTGTCGGAAGGATTGTCAATCCGGAGAACGCCGTTGATTGCGCGCATCTGCTTGAGGTATAACAACAGCACACGCAACCCGGCGGAACTGATAAAGCTCACATCAGCGAGGTCGAGCACGATCTCCGTCGCTCCGCTGCGCACGCTGTTCTCAAGTTCCGTGCTCAGGGCATCAGACCAGTACGCATCGAGCTTCCCTTTTACCTGCAGGGTATGATGCTTCCCGGTAACCGAGCGTCCGATTTCCACAGTACCTCCTTGTTCCGCGCGGGGCGGAATACTAGTCGTCCAGGACCTTGTCGGCCCGGTCAATAATACTTTGCGGTACCGTCACTCCGAACTCCCTGGCGGCTTTCAGGTTGACGATGTGATCAAACTTCTGAATGCGTTCGAAGGGAATATCCGCGGGATCCTCCCCGCGCATAATCCGAGCCGCGAACTCAGCGGCCTTGCGCGCGCCCTGGATATAATCCGGAGCGACGACGATGACTGAACCCTGCTCTGCCTGCTCGTTGACAAACGAGAACACGGGGATGTTGTTTTCCTTGGCGACACGCACAATACTCGGGAACGTGGCACTTGTCATGTTATCCTCGATCTGGCAGATGGCATCGACACCGAGATCGATCAGCGACTGTGTTGCCTGCGGCACGGAAGACTTGTAGCTGACACCGTACGTCTCGAGCTGCAGGCCCGCATCCGACGCAGCGGTAATGAGGTTGCTCTTGTAGAAGGTCGCATTGAGTTCCGACTGCGTAAACAGTGTCCCGATACGGTTGATTTCAGGTTTCACCTGCTTGATGTAGTTCATCATTGCCGTGAAGGTCGTATTGGTGTACACCCCGGTCAGGTACGGCAGGTGGTCGTTGTCGTTCCTGCCCACGGTGGAAATGACGAATGGGTTGGCGACAACCATGAATACCAGCGGCAATCCCTCGCCGCGCTGCACGGCTGTATGCAATGTCGGCGTCTGCAGCGAAACGATCATATCGGTCCCGTCCGCAGCAGTGGCATCGATGAGGGAGAGCACAGCATCCGCATCCCCCTGGGCGTTGCGCATGACGATGGTGTAGTCCTCACCTTCCTTGAGGCCGGCCAGCTCGAGTCCCGAGCGAAATCCGGCTTCCGCATCACGCGTCTGCCGAAGCTCGTCATACTTGATCATGCTGAGTTTCCAGACTTTTTTACTGGTGTCGCCTTCCTCGTTTTTCTGACAGGACCAGAGCATTGTCATCGCCAGAGCTGCGACCGCAACGATTCCGAGCCTGCGTGCGACAGGAGCTAATCTCCGCATCATATGTCATTCCTCCGTATCTAAAACGTCAATGGTTACAGTATTAATCGGTTTTCGGTCCGAGATACTCCAGCGCAAGCACTGTCATATCGTCAGATTGTTCAGTATCACCGGCATGCCGGGATACATCCTCCATGATGTATTCAACCAGGTTTTCAACCGCCGCATCCGCATGCTTTTCGAGCAGCGCACAGAAGCGTTCATCGGAGTACTCTTCACGGTCTTCGCCGAAGGCTTCGACGATACCGTCGGTATAGATGATAAGCCGTTCGCGCGGTAAGAAACTCACGGTGTTCTCGAGGTACTGCATCCCCGCATCCACACCGAGCACGGTGCCACGTACGGGATCGAGCTGCGAAACGGAACCAGAATGAATCCGGTAGGGATGGTTGTGACCCGCGCTGCTGTAGGTAAACTGCCCCGAGCGGAAATCAAGAACACCATAAAACAGGGAAACGAACATCGAAGAAATGTTCTCCGCACAGAGCGATTTGTTGACATGCGTCAGGCAGGCTGCGGGTGACGTCCCATCAAGAGCCTCGGATTTGAGCAGACTCCGGCTCGCGGCCATGATAAGCGCGGCCGGCACACCCTTCCCTGACACGTCGGCAATCGCGATCCCCAGCTGCGAATCATTGATCTTGAAAAAATCGTAGAAATCACCGCCCACACTTGATGCGGGACGCATCGAGGCAAACAGGGAAAACTCGCTGTGCTCCGGAAATGGCGGAAACACCTTCGGGATAATTTCCTGCTGCACCCGGTTGGCGAGCTCGAGTTCGCGATTCAGACGCAGTAATTTTTCCTTTGCATGCCGGGCTTCACGCAGTGCGGAAACCTGTCCCATGGTTTTCTCTATGGTGAGTTCGAGATCCTCGAAATCAATCGGCTTGGTCACGAAATCGAACGCACCGCGGTTCATCGCCGTACGGATGTTCTGCATATCACCGTATGCCGAAACGATGACAGTTTTAAAGTCGGCCTCCTCAAGCTTGGCAGCGTTGGAAAGGAAGGTCAGACCGTCCATGACCGGCATATTGATATCGCAGAGCACCACATCGAGCTGCGGAGTCTTGCCAGCAAGATCAAGTGCATCCCTCCCGTTGGCGGCGAAATAGAAGTTATACTCGCCATCCCGGATCTTCCTGCGAAAGCGCTGGCGTATAAGCAGTTCAAGATCCGGTTCGTCATCGACAACCAGAATATGCGTCACGATAGCTTTCCCTCTCGTTCAGGGATGAATGATAGACTGCTGATTTTGGGAAATACAGTCACAAAATAGAATATTTATGGACATTTCCAATGCAACCGGGAGAATCGGAAGTGCGTGTCACACTTTGTGGGGATGCGTCGATTGGCGTCCGGCCAGAGCGAGAAGAATCAGCAGAAGCAGTATTCCGGTGGCAAGCGAAATCCAGGGCGAGAGGTTGAAAAAAGCAGGGAGGGTGCCGACGGCAAGGGAGACAATTCCAACAGCGCCGGCGTAGGGAAGCTGCGTTCGCACATGATCGATGTGATCACATGCAGACGCCATGGAACTGAGAATAGTAGTATCGGAGATGGGAGAACAGTGGTCACCGAACACGGAGCCCGAGAGGACCGAGGCGATACTGCCAAGCGTAATCGTATACGCCTGGTCCATGGGAAGCGATGCGTCCTGACCGAGGACGAAGGAAAGAGGAATGACAATCGGCATCATGATCCCCATGGTACCCCAGCTCGTTCCCGTCGAAAAACTGATCACCGCCGCCACCAGGAAGGTCAGGGTCGGGAGCCAGGCAGGTGGCAGATTTCCTTTGAGTAATTGAACGAGATAGGACGCCGTGTGGAGTTCCGTGGTGATTTCCCCAATGCTCCAGGCAAGCGTCAGAATGAGCATGGCGAGAAGCATCGACTTGAGTCCGTTGAACCAGGCGTTCATCGCCTCTTCGAGCTTGAGAATGCGCTGTCCCACCGCGAGCAGAATGGCGGTCACGCAACTGAGCAGGGATGCCCAGAGCAGGGCCTTGTAGGAATTCGCTTCACCGATGATGTTCCCGAGACTGTAATCGCCACTGCCTGATGCGGCGACGGACTGCCAGCCGGTATAATACAGGCCTGCTATGGCACCAAGTACGACGACCACAATGGGAATGGCGGCATTCCACCAACGGGGACGCACGTGTTCATCCGGCAGCACTGCGGAACTGTCCGTCAAATCGGTTGCGAGCTGTGCGCCGTCCCGGAACAGCTTTCCCTCCCGCCGGGCGCGTCGTTCTGCACGGGCCATCCCCCCGAAGTCTTTTCCCGATACACTGATCAACAATCCAAATACCAGCGTGAGCAACGGGTAAAAACTGTAGGGAAGCATGTCGAGGAAAACGGCATACGCGTTCGGGGCGACCAGATCCACACTTTTAAGTGCGGCATCGATGAGTCCGACCTCATACCCAATCCATGTACTGATGAACAGCACAGCCGTAACGGGAGCGGCGGTAGCGTCCACCAGAAAAGCGAGTTTCTCCCGCGATATGCGCAGGCGGTCGGTGATCGGACGCATGGTATTGCCGACGATAAGCGAGTTCGCGTAGTCGTCAAAGAAAATGACAAAACCGAGCAGCCAGGTTGCCAGCTGTCCCCTGCGCGGAGAACGTGCGATACGGGTCAGCTTTGTGGCAATTCCCATGGTCCCGCCGCTCTTGGAAATCACCCCGACCATGCCGCCGAAAAGCATTGAAAATGCAATGATGGATACATGGTCAGGATCCGCCAGCGCCTGCACGATGTAGTGGTCCAGGACACGCAGGAACCCACCGAAGGGATCATAATCGAAAACGAAAATCGCACCGAGCCAGACACCGGCGAAAAGGGACACCAGGACCTGTCGCAGCAGCAGGGCCAGGACGATGGCAAGGAGGGGTGGAAGGATACTCATGATACCGGGAATGACGCGGAGACGATGTGTCGCCCGGTGCGCACCATACGAGGCTTGCAGCCTGTGTTCGCCGCTGCCTTCGATGCTTGCCTCATCAGTGTAAAAGCGTCCCCTCTCCAACCGCACGGTACCTGAACCGCCGGCCTTCACCCCTCCCAACTGCAGCAGACCGTTCGCCGTGGTATCCACC
Protein-coding sequences here:
- a CDS encoding ABC transporter substrate-binding protein, with translation MMRRLAPVARRLGIVAVAALAMTMLWSCQKNEEGDTSKKVWKLSMIKYDELRQTRDAEAGFRSGLELAGLKEGEDYTIVMRNAQGDADAVLSLIDATAADGTDMIVSLQTPTLHTAVQRGEGLPLVFMVVANPFVISTVGRNDNDHLPYLTGVYTNTTFTAMMNYIKQVKPEINRIGTLFTQSELNATFYKSNLITAASDAGLQLETYGVSYKSSVPQATQSLIDLGVDAICQIEDNMTSATFPSIVRVAKENNIPVFSFVNEQAEQGSVIVVAPDYIQGARKAAEFAARIMRGEDPADIPFERIQKFDHIVNLKAAREFGVTVPQSIIDRADKVLDD
- a CDS encoding Na+/H+ antiporter NhaC family protein is translated as MNHLTRYSFPLSLLLLLLVSAPLHARTLEIRAPKLLLDGVDFSLDVTLRDAAGQVDTTANGLLQLGGVKAGGSGTVRLERGRFYTDEASIEGSGEHRLQASYGAHRATHRLRVIPGIMSILPPLLAIVLALLLRQVLVSLFAGVWLGAIFVFDYDPFGGFLRVLDHYIVQALADPDHVSIIAFSMLFGGMVGVISKSGGTMGIATKLTRIARSPRRGQLATWLLGFVIFFDDYANSLIVGNTMRPITDRLRISREKLAFLVDATAAPVTAVLFISTWIGYEVGLIDAALKSVDLVAPNAYAVFLDMLPYSFYPLLTLVFGLLISVSGKDFGGMARAERRARREGKLFRDGAQLATDLTDSSAVLPDEHVRPRWWNAAIPIVVVVLGAIAGLYYTGWQSVAASGSGDYSLGNIIGEANSYKALLWASLLSCVTAILLAVGQRILKLEEAMNAWFNGLKSMLLAMLILTLAWSIGEITTELHTASYLVQLLKGNLPPAWLPTLTFLVAAVISFSTGTSWGTMGIMMPIVIPLSFVLGQDASLPMDQAYTITLGSIASVLSGSVFGDHCSPISDTTILSSMASACDHIDHVRTQLPYAGAVGIVSLAVGTLPAFFNLSPWISLATGILLLLILLALAGRQSTHPHKV
- a CDS encoding STAS domain-containing protein, with the translated sequence MEIGRSVTGKHHTLQVKGKLDAYWSDALSTELENSVRSGATEIVLDLADVSFISSAGLRVLLLYLKQMRAINGVLRIDNPSDKVRNIFDLSGLTELLLRTSGDESARQDDPMEELEDGCGSFCLYPIHEEEPGQAAYYPAPSGSLSEYPSLKLPSTHFAFGIGSFGDVDAGVEQQFGEFLSAGGITVCLPTDERNHPDYMIEDGVFVPSISLYSGMVVEARFAKEIRFEASEERRGMSFSRLAQLALDQCGDHAGLLILAEAASLIGCSLRRSPVPDGFQWELPGLREQFAFTTEPSYPRSMVVLSAVVSRQELPYLRRLAPNRNVFGHAHAAVFSYRPLPAGQVDPVRFIRSLFDEEQTQTVLHLLYDARNTLSSNESEFVRGSMFVHPLEMPATSHQEEVSAITGEEIEP
- a CDS encoding SpoIIE family protein phosphatase, whose translation is MVTHILVVDDEPDLELLIRQRFRRKIRDGEYNFYFAANGRDALDLAGKTPQLDVVLCDINMPVMDGLTFLSNAAKLEEADFKTVIVSAYGDMQNIRTAMNRGAFDFVTKPIDFEDLELTIEKTMGQVSALREARHAKEKLLRLNRELELANRVQQEIIPKVFPPFPEHSEFSLFASMRPASSVGGDFYDFFKINDSQLGIAIADVSGKGVPAALIMAASRSLLKSEALDGTSPAACLTHVNKSLCAENISSMFVSLFYGVLDFRSGQFTYSSAGHNHPYRIHSGSVSQLDPVRGTVLGVDAGMQYLENTVSFLPRERLIIYTDGIVEAFGEDREEYSDERFCALLEKHADAAVENLVEYIMEDVSRHAGDTEQSDDMTVLALEYLGPKTD
- a CDS encoding ABC transporter permease — its product is MMIVLIGALAMGFMFAPLAMGVFLSYRILRFPDVTVDGSFVLGAVIAARLIDLGMDPISATVLGALGGIGSGMMTGLLITRFKIERMLAGILVAMALYGINLIILTQGSFAYEGHITLYEYARDLAEAVFGTRYVTQGLGVQYSPARLVSMLFSGGMVLVLSTAMVLFFRTRFGLAMRAAGSNGQATRAVGANVSLHIVATLAVSNALAALTGAIWTQYYGSVALTDGVGYIVIGLACVLIGETFLKNRTFAVRLLSAILGATIYELIRSLLMYTGLTGDYFKLISTIIVLLALLVPDRVRALRQRRIEQRSAA